One Tepidanaerobacter syntrophicus DNA segment encodes these proteins:
- a CDS encoding sensor histidine kinase, producing MKNLPLSLQIWLVFAIITLCITLLLCILLPATLREFFTNEVYATIESAQGMVLERFSDETTKEEWESSRILNRPPQDDIRTVNHFIVLKENYTIMSPGISNPIEPSEIPEGAVKHLLILPPREILEQIINEAKSQTEESCQYSGQINNRRIFYVITRGKLMGRDVYLVSYMWDTYREDLVKTLFKKLAAIMGFAFILSWLPSLALARYLTKPLVILEKRVERLANRDWQEPIKLERKDEIGRLGNSVEKLRQQLIFQDEAQQSLLQNISHELKTPVMVIQSYIQAIKDGIFPKGDLNRTLEVIEEEANRLQKLIQNLLYLTKLDYLTTHKQTLETFQLDELIKEVVERLRWHRKALDWSIKLTPVKTKADKEQWRVALENLLDNQIRHAKSRIDIELEPKGENSFLLHIYNDGPNIEPEIMDALFQKYNKGSRGRTGLGLAIVQRIITLHGGNIYAKNEEEGVSFYIEM from the coding sequence ATGAAAAATCTTCCCCTTTCCCTGCAAATTTGGCTTGTATTTGCGATAATCACCCTTTGCATAACTCTCCTTCTGTGTATTTTGCTTCCTGCAACCCTTAGGGAATTTTTCACCAATGAAGTCTACGCAACTATTGAAAGCGCGCAGGGCATGGTCCTTGAGCGCTTTTCCGACGAGACGACAAAGGAAGAGTGGGAGTCCAGCAGAATACTAAACCGGCCGCCTCAAGACGATATACGTACGGTCAATCATTTTATAGTACTGAAGGAAAACTATACCATAATGTCTCCGGGAATATCAAATCCTATAGAACCTTCCGAGATTCCGGAAGGCGCTGTAAAGCATCTTCTGATACTTCCGCCAAGAGAAATACTGGAACAAATAATTAATGAAGCCAAAAGCCAAACCGAGGAAAGCTGCCAATACAGCGGCCAGATAAACAATAGAAGAATATTTTATGTAATCACAAGAGGCAAACTCATGGGCCGGGATGTTTATCTTGTATCATATATGTGGGATACTTATAGAGAAGATCTTGTGAAAACCCTTTTTAAGAAACTTGCAGCTATAATGGGTTTTGCGTTCATCCTAAGCTGGCTGCCGTCACTGGCACTGGCAAGGTATCTTACGAAACCATTGGTTATCTTGGAAAAACGTGTGGAAAGGCTAGCAAATCGAGACTGGCAGGAACCGATAAAACTTGAGCGAAAGGACGAGATAGGCCGTTTAGGGAATTCTGTTGAAAAACTCCGACAGCAGCTGATTTTCCAAGATGAAGCCCAGCAGTCTTTGCTGCAGAATATATCCCATGAGCTTAAGACTCCCGTTATGGTGATTCAAAGCTATATACAGGCCATAAAAGACGGTATATTTCCAAAGGGCGACCTTAACCGAACACTAGAGGTTATCGAGGAGGAAGCCAACAGACTTCAAAAACTTATTCAAAACCTGCTGTACCTTACAAAGCTTGACTATCTTACCACACATAAGCAGACACTAGAAACCTTCCAGCTGGATGAACTTATAAAAGAAGTAGTTGAAAGGCTCCGCTGGCACCGAAAGGCCTTGGATTGGTCGATAAAACTTACCCCCGTCAAAACAAAAGCTGACAAAGAGCAGTGGCGCGTTGCCCTGGAAAATCTTCTTGACAACCAAATTCGCCACGCCAAAAGCAGAATCGACATAGAGCTGGAGCCTAAAGGCGAAAATTCCTTCCTTCTTCATATTTACAACGATGGTCCCAATATCGAACCTGAAATCATGGATGCCCTTTTTCAAAAATACAACAAAGGTTCGAGAGGCAGAACAGGTTTGGGACTTGCCATAGTTCAGCGTATAATAACCCTTCACGGCGGCAATATATATGCCAAAAACGAAGAAGAAGGAGTCTCGTTTTATATTGAAATGTAA
- a CDS encoding response regulator transcription factor has translation MSYRIYLVEDDKNLNLVLTSYLEKEGWQVSSFLTGSEAEDAIKDPPDLWILDIMLPDIDGYHLLQEIKKASPATPIIFISARDADIDRVVGLELGSDDYLAKPFLPRELVIRCRNLLERIYSPGLQIYNVPPYTINEASRTVKTNDETVDLTSKEFDITLYFIKNQGIALSREQILAAVWGTDYFGSDRVVDDLIRRLRKKLPYLNIETIYGYGYRLVKS, from the coding sequence ATGTCTTACCGCATATATTTAGTGGAAGACGACAAAAACTTAAATTTAGTGCTCACTTCATATCTTGAAAAGGAAGGTTGGCAGGTTTCTTCATTCCTAACCGGCAGCGAGGCTGAGGATGCCATAAAGGATCCTCCTGATTTATGGATACTGGATATAATGCTGCCTGATATAGACGGTTATCATCTCCTTCAGGAAATAAAAAAGGCTTCCCCTGCCACCCCCATCATCTTCATTTCTGCAAGAGATGCGGATATCGACAGAGTGGTAGGCCTTGAGCTGGGCAGCGATGATTATCTGGCAAAGCCTTTTCTCCCCAGAGAGCTCGTTATAAGGTGCAGGAATTTGCTGGAGCGGATTTACAGCCCCGGCCTTCAGATTTACAATGTTCCCCCTTATACAATAAATGAGGCAAGCAGAACCGTCAAAACAAACGATGAGACAGTAGATCTGACATCAAAGGAGTTCGACATAACACTGTATTTTATAAAAAACCAGGGAATAGCCCTATCCAGGGAGCAGATACTTGCGGCAGTATGGGGCACTGACTACTTCGGCTCAGACAGAGTGGTAGATGATTTAATAAGGCGGCTTCGGAAAAAACTTCCCTACCTTAATATAGAGACAATTTACGGATACGGTTATAGGCTGGTGAAGTCATGA